The DNA region GGTTACCTCACGAGATACTCATACAGAAGAATTTATTTTCTGTTGGCTATCTTTACGATGTTAAATCAACGGGACGATTTAGATGAAACGTGAGCCTCACCTACAGTGGGGCTCCGTTTGTTTGACAGGACAGCTGTACTAATAGCTTCATTTATTCAAAATCATGAAATTACCAGATGAGCGTAAAGGAATTCTTACTAACCTGCGATAAGCTGAACATAGCGAAGATCGCAATCGCAATGTACCCAACCAATGCCTCGGCCGCTTCTTACCTAAAGAACAAATTAAATGGTACGAATGGAAGGTCCTTCACCGAAAAGGATGCTTTTAAAGCGATTAGGATTCTACATTCGCTAGCGGCGGAAATCAAAAACATCACCCTGTAGACCTTCGGGTTGCGAGTGTTGCGCTACCTATCGATTAGGCGTTTGCTTTTCGCTCACGAAACGTTTTTAGTTGAAGAATTGCGATACTGAAACAATTCGCCAAATGTCCCTGAGATAACTAGTTCTCGCTTTACATCGGCGAGGGCCCTGATCAGCTTTTGCTTAATTTTATCTGACAACCCGCGGGGATCCAATTCTATCACCTCAACGAGGTTTCTTTTGAGCATAAAAACCTTGCATTGAAGTGATGTAGTATATCCCAATCTTATCACCAAATGATCTACTCATACACAAAACCTTGAATAAAATCTTATTTGTTGCATATATAGCTGCAAACAGAGGAAATAAAAAAAACTAAGCTCCCAAATATTCGCAAATCTTTTATCTTTCAGAGGTTGAATTTCTCAATTAACTAACTCAGGATTTTAGGTTCATGATAGTGCACGTGATTCTATTTTACAAGTTTTGTAATATCCTGTTATGGTAACATTGCAACTTTACTCAAATCCCCAAATCAGGTCTTCCAACGCTAAATGTTCATTGCCCAAAATGTCAATAACACCCGTTTAAAAAAATATTAATTTACCTTCCTACCCCGATAAATTCTTTTTCCCCGCTTAGAAAAGAAAGTGCCCACTTCGCTACATAAATAATACCATTCGTGAACGCCATAATTTGCAGCATCTGACACGCGTTTATGGCCCCGGTCCCAAAACCGCAATCCGTCTACATTCATAGCTTCAAACACTTCAGTTGTTGTTATTTATTTGCGGGTTGCCGTCAGCGAAGTTTTTTATGATTTTTCAAGGAGTGTCCGACCAGTTTTACCTCCAAGGTTAATCAACTGACATTAGGAAGCGAAAAAATACAATTTTCAAAACCGACACTTAAAAATTTATGTTTATTCTTAAATAAAACGACCTATGAAATGACACCCGTTTACAAAATTAAAGTCCCGAAAGCGACCTACGAACAAATTCTCTTACCGATTGCCAATGAATTAGAACTAGAATTATCAGCCAAATATAAAAATGGTAAAGTAGTGGTTTTCATTGAAAATGATTCTATAGCACGCACCCTTAAATGCGTTCTTATACGAAAGATTGATGATTATGAAGTGGTGCAGTCAGCATTTTCAAGAATGCAGAATGCAGCACTAGACTAAATGACTCCGCGATCACTATCATCTGGGGAAATAAATAAATAAATCGTTGTCCCCATATAACTGCGCTGGCCAAGATTGCGGCAAGCCGGATCGTGACATGTTTCTAGTTCATCTCGTTTCGGTCCGAACCTTCAACTCTCCTTAATGCGCAGCGCAGGACATGAACGCAAACAAGCTCTTGATGGTATCAAGTAATGCTGCAAAACGACCAACCAATATGAAAGGCGCAAAGGGGATTGTAGCAGTCATTTTCCTACCGGATAAATAAATCGATTAAAAATAATAAAAACATTTACTATGCCCATCTGTTAATAACCCGGTCCCGGAGTGGTGCCCGGGATACATTAGTTTGGTTAGTTGATAAGGGACGCCCTGAGGCAGTCCCTTTCTTTTTAAATGTCCTTCTGATGGGAAATAGTTGGATGCAAAAGCGTATAATAGGTCTCTTTAGACTCTAGCACAACGTTAAATATTGCGCCTTTACCATTCCCAGGGGGAGATAATAATAACCATTCTTGCTATCTAAAACCTCAAGGGCGAACGTCCCAACAGCCAAGGGTCTACGACCTAGAAAACTGGGATCAAATGACCGGCAATTGTGATGCAAAATCCGGGAACGGGCTATTGCCCCAATTGGAAGACATATCAATCTCTGAATAATTATTTCCCATCCGCCATTTTGTTATAAACCTATTCAAAACATTGATAAGGACCTGTGAGCTGTAAGGAAAGCGAAAGAGGTGATCTACCCGACAGGGCCCATTGAACACTGAAAACGCCGGAAGAATCAGCCATTGGTAAAAAATAGGCGAATAAAAGACAGCATCATAAATTCATCTGGTCAATTCAATTCTAAAAGAGTTGACTGATAGCGAATAGAAAAACCATTTTCAGAAATACGACCATCGAATTTTCAAACTTACCTGTCCTTTGAACCCGCCCAATCAATGGGCATTAGAGGAATGCTTATCTTTGAACCTGAAAGACGCTGGAACATAACTGTTTTTTTCGGAAATATAAGCGACAATCTTTGCGCTCATTTCATCCAGATACTTGGTGTAGCTCACATTCTTCCTTCTTCCAATGGAGATAAATTTGCGATATGCCACGCCCAGATCTACGTTTAAGCTTTGCTCCAGCCAATGTACCACATCGGCGATCTCCAGCTTTCCGTTGTTTACAGCACCGGAAAGAAAAATCCCGTAAGCAAGTTCCACCAGCTTGATCTTTTCATCCGTCCATTGAAGTTTTCGCCGCAACAACAATACATCAGGTGGAAGACTCATTTCAGGCCGGATGTAGATCAGCCCGATCCGTTCTATAATGTAGTCCTCCAGTTTTTCAAGCGCCCTGAATCTGGCAAAATTATAATCCTGATTTGTAGAGAAACCATCATCAAAAACAGCAATTATGCCAGCTCCCGCAACATCCGGCGACAGGACATCTAAATTCTGGCGAAGAAAAAAAGCATCATCCATAGCCTCTTCTTCCCGCTGATAATAATCATACAAAAAACGATGCTGCGAATAAACACGCTTAATAAAAGCAAGCTCAGCGAGGTAATAATCCTTGACCAGATCATCTGTCCCGCGAGGTATAGCCGAAATCAGATTAAAGCGTTCTACTTCATAAATGTAAAGCATATAGAACCGCGGCTTAACGAACTTGAAAAACATCACCTCATCCCGGTCCGTAATAAAGCCATCAGTAATGGCGCGCTCCCTCAATTCCTTCAGCCCTTTTGAAATTACAGCCAGCCGAGCCGGATAAAATGCAGCGTCATTCCCCAGCGCGATTAATTCATCTTCAAGTGTAGCATACAAGTGATCAAAAAATTCAGTATCCATAAATAACATATTTGATTATCAATCCAACCATTGACCTAGGTCAATCCCCTTTTTTAACATGTTCAGTAAGGCATGTTTTAGCGATAGGTAGATATCGCCATTGCTGTCAATAGCGCTATGCCAATATCCATCAATGTCTCGCTCACCAATTACCGTTCAAACGGGAGCCCTAAATTATTGCTGCAGGAACTTAAAGCTGACGCTATTTTATGCTGGGCATTCAAGCTGGCTACCAACTTCTCGTTATAATCCTTAAAACCGGAATAAACCCACGAACAGTCCCGGCTCAGTTCAACCTCGGCTACAAATTCACACGTTGCCGCCCTGCCCGCCTTGTCATGGTCAAAATATAATTCCACAACATCAAACTTAGCTGCCCTTGCTTTGGCGGTCTGTAACAGAGAGAGCGAATTTAAGACCAGGATCGATGCAGGATCTTTCGCGTGCTCCACCCTCCAGCTCAAAAAATCAAAATATCCTTCGAACACGCAGAGTCTTTTGGCCGACCCCTCCAAAAAACTTACTCCTTTATGCCCAAGGCATCCTTTGAAATATTTATTCCTCACCTCCCATCCCCCATTCTCATTGGGCCAGCCCGCAGCAAAAAAGTTGCGTTGCTTGTTTTTACCATCCAGGACAGCATAGTAAAGCTCATAAAGATGTCCCTTCGCAACCCTCCCAATCCCCCTGCTGTCCAGATAAGCGCTTATCGCCGCATTTGTCCCCAGTTCTTCCATCCGCTCGACCGAATAACGGGGAATCTTTGTTGGCCTGCGGTGATCAACCCGGTGCGAGGCGATATTGACTGCGCCAGCTAAATCAACCTGCGCATATTCTACAATTTTATGCAGGACTTCAGGAAACCCTGAAGGATACCAATAGGCAAGCCCAAAATCAATTACGCTACCGCTCCTGATTCCGGACACTCCAGGTCCGCCATGATCAAACCATACCCCTAGTTCATCATTGACGCATAAAGAAGCCGTATATTCCTCGCGCAACATACTCAGAAAAAAATGTTCGCCACCGGAGACCTTCTGCGGGGTGAAACCCAGGTTCTTTAACAACTCCAGCAGCGAGACTTTCTCCTTGATCTCATTTACATTTAAAAAAGCAGACATCATCATTATTGTTTAGAATTTAAGCATTGGTTTCAAAATGCCAACCGGCAAAGACCCCTCAGCACTATTAACAGCCCAGCACTTGCAAAGCCACATTCCAAAAATCTTAAAGCCAGATGATAAGCCTTGACACTATCAATAAAGTGTCCCCGAAAAAACCGGAGCTCATCTAACCCGAGAATGATGTTAAGTATAATTTTCCATAGCTATCCCTACTCATCCCATCCGCGATGCCAAATACTAATACACCTCCTCCAGCTCATGCTCACCTACAAGACGAACGCAATACAAATTTTCAGCTTAAAAAGCATCCGGTCAAGTGGCCATAGGGTTGCGATAAACCGCAACCCCGAGGGAGTGAAAATAAAGCACGCAGAAAGCATGATAAGCTAAGACCAGAAACATGGTCAGGTTTATCTTTCGTCACGGTCATGCGAGGTTTTGCGTAAGTCAAACCCTGTTTTGCATAATAAATTTGGTCAGTTTAAAAAAAACGCGCTTATTTAAATACAGCGCAACCCTTGAATATGGAAGATGAACTTGGAAATATTTATCGCCTTTACCAATCTGTTGCTCCGCTAGCCGACCTGAGTGTAGGAAAAGCAAACGAAATTCTTGAAGCGTTAAAAATAACAACCAACCAGATCCATGGTCAAATCCAATCTTTCCATGTACCGTTTGCAGAGCATAATAGCGGGTTACTGATCTCGCGTTACCAAAGATCATTATACATGCTGGCA from Pedobacter endophyticus includes:
- a CDS encoding RteC domain-containing protein: MDTEFFDHLYATLEDELIALGNDAAFYPARLAVISKGLKELRERAITDGFITDRDEVMFFKFVKPRFYMLYIYEVERFNLISAIPRGTDDLVKDYYLAELAFIKRVYSQHRFLYDYYQREEEAMDDAFFLRQNLDVLSPDVAGAGIIAVFDDGFSTNQDYNFARFRALEKLEDYIIERIGLIYIRPEMSLPPDVLLLRRKLQWTDEKIKLVELAYGIFLSGAVNNGKLEIADVVHWLEQSLNVDLGVAYRKFISIGRRKNVSYTKYLDEMSAKIVAYISEKNSYVPASFRFKDKHSSNAH
- a CDS encoding toprim domain-containing protein, whose protein sequence is MMMSAFLNVNEIKEKVSLLELLKNLGFTPQKVSGGEHFFLSMLREEYTASLCVNDELGVWFDHGGPGVSGIRSGSVIDFGLAYWYPSGFPEVLHKIVEYAQVDLAGAVNIASHRVDHRRPTKIPRYSVERMEELGTNAAISAYLDSRGIGRVAKGHLYELYYAVLDGKNKQRNFFAAGWPNENGGWEVRNKYFKGCLGHKGVSFLEGSAKRLCVFEGYFDFLSWRVEHAKDPASILVLNSLSLLQTAKARAAKFDVVELYFDHDKAGRAATCEFVAEVELSRDCSWVYSGFKDYNEKLVASLNAQHKIASALSSCSNNLGLPFER